In Mycolicibacterium gadium, the genomic window CCTGTTGCTCTGCAGCGGGCAGTCCCGACAGCGGGACCGCGCGAAATGTTTTCTCCGACGGTTTCACCGGCCGGCCCTTGATGAGGCTTCCCATTATCGGGAACAGGTGAGGCAACGAGCGCAGCTGAGGCCACAACACACCCGGAGGCACCGGCGCCAGCAGCACCAACGCCCTGGGCTCGCGGGCCGCTGCCACATGCTGGGCGACCAGACCCCCGATGCTGTGCCCGATGACGATCGGCGTTTCGTCCAACTCGTCGTAGGCCGCGAGAGCGGCAGCGATGTAGTCGGACAACGTGACCCGCGACAGGACCGCCATGTCGACCGGATCGTGGCCGGGATACGCGGGCGCGTGGACTCGGTAGCCGGCTGACTCGAGCAGGCTCACCCAGCCCGCCAACAGCTTCGGGGTGCTGAACATGCCGTGTAGGAGCAGAATCGGTGGGCTGGACATGCCTTCATACTGGCGAGGATTCGGCGTCGAATCGATTACGCGCGAGGTAATGGTTCAGTGGGTGAGGGCTTGCTTCAGGGGCGTCACCAGGTCCCCCCGCTTGCGCACCGTGACGTCGGTCAGCCCCAGCCACGCCGCCATGGTCTGCAATTCCGCGGCCAACGGCGCCGCCAGGCGTGCGGGCTGCTCCCGCTCTTCGGCGAATGCACCGACGACGTTGAGCGTCCCCTCCGCCCGATCGGCCTTCAGGTCGACGCGGCCGACAAGCCTGCCGTCG contains:
- a CDS encoding alpha/beta hydrolase, coding for MSSPPILLLHGMFSTPKLLAGWVSLLESAGYRVHAPAYPGHDPVDMAVLSRVTLSDYIAAALAAYDELDETPIVIGHSIGGLVAQHVAAAREPRALVLLAPVPPGVLWPQLRSLPHLFPIMGSLIKGRPVKPSEKTFRAVPLSGLPAAEQQEVIAGFVPDSAHVFRSMSLGSRDTRVDPRAVHCPVLCVSGGADRNVATWISRRIARRYSAQQHHHPDLPHWIVANSALPQVAPPVMAWLEARVTESVS